A stretch of Thermococcus bergensis DNA encodes these proteins:
- a CDS encoding PaaI family thioesterase — protein sequence MEQRTHLLTSKGLVGEPVKIEEGYAEVKLKTREEMKVDEYGLVHGGFTFGLADYAAMLAVNEPTVVLGKAEVRFTKPVKVGDELLAKAKVEEDQGKKKIVFVEVFNQKGEKVLEGKFYCYVLEKHVLE from the coding sequence ATGGAACAGAGAACCCACCTATTAACTTCCAAAGGGCTTGTTGGAGAGCCTGTAAAAATCGAAGAGGGCTATGCGGAGGTAAAACTCAAGACAAGAGAAGAGATGAAGGTCGATGAATACGGTCTAGTTCACGGTGGCTTTACATTTGGTTTAGCCGATTATGCCGCAATGCTAGCCGTTAACGAGCCTACTGTGGTGCTTGGAAAAGCAGAAGTGAGGTTCACAAAGCCGGTAAAAGTTGGAGATGAACTCCTTGCCAAGGCAAAAGTAGAGGAAGATCAAGGAAAGAAAAAGATTGTATTTGTTGAAGTCTTCAATCAGAAGGGAGAAAAAGTCCTTGAGGGCAAATTCTACTGTTATGTATTGGAAAAGCACGTTCTTGAATAA